One window of the Cryptomeria japonica chromosome 7, Sugi_1.0, whole genome shotgun sequence genome contains the following:
- the LOC131033065 gene encoding protein MAIN-LIKE 1-like, protein MAGSGGREGTLRYEINDLMQWMQVERGPLASREHWPATMSLYHDLDRDELEFLHSLGLHYVGRWLRIRAHTTMMTALVERWDSQYNTFHLPTREATVTLLDVWRILKIPIHGMIPEYQLDAANFYLREVCEYEMPPMLDRSRMHLGQVMAIRQIPRLVLVICGFLNGRILPNLGGHGFPIGWIRCMYFMIHDGVQYAWGSVMLSQLYHNMHLVTYREYVGLSVGVTLLHIWAWEHIAVTRPLGAQDRQPQ, encoded by the coding sequence ATGGCTGGTTCTGGAGGTCGGGAGGGGACTTTGAGATATGAAATTAATGATTTGATGCAATGGATGCAAGTGGAGAGGGGACCACTAGCTTCGAGAGAGCATTGGCCTGCCACGATGAGCCTGTACCACGATCTAGACCGTGATGAGTTGGAGTTTCTACATTCGTTGGGGTTGCATTATGTAGGCAGATGGCTGAGGATTCGAGCGCATACTACTATGATGACTGCGCTAGTGGAGAGATGGGATAGTCAgtataatacctttcatttgccaacTAGAGAGGCGACAGTGACCTTGCtggatgtttggaggatcttgaagatccccattcatggCATGATCCCCGAGTATCAGTTGGATGCAGCCAATTTTTATTTGAGGGAGGTGTGCGAGTATGAGATGCCACCAATGCTAGATAGGAGCAGGATGCACTTGGGCCAAGTGATGGCCATCCGACAGATTCCtcggctagttttggtgatttgcGGCTTCCTGAACGGGCGAATCCTTCCAAATTTGGGTGGACACGGATTTCCTATTGGGTGGATTAGATGCATGTATTTCATGATTCATGATGGTGTTCAATATGCATGGGGCTCAGTGATGCTATCCCAGCTCTATCATAACATGCACTTGGTGACTTACAGAGAGTATGTTGGTTTATCTGTTGGGGTGACACTCCTAcacatatgggcatgggagcatattgcagtgactCGGCCACTGGGTGCTCAAGATAGGCAGCCACAGTAA